TCAAATCGCACAGAAAAACCACACTTATTTCCTGCGTGCAAGAAATCCCGAAAGTGGCAAGAGAAGGTTCAATACCATCTTGGAAAGTAAAGAAGATTGTGCCAACTCTTATCGTTGACTGATCGGCATTTACTTCAGTTCTAGCGGTTCACCAATTCTTGGAATCCATACCGACCCGTTTGGTTCCAAACGTCGGTAGGTATCAGTGAACTCATCGAGGTCCAAAGTTTGTGGTGGATCCATTTCCATGTCGGCGGGCCAAAGTCCCCAATGCATTGGAACAGCGACTTTGCAACCCTGGCGCCAGGCAAGGAAAGCTGCCTCCTTCGTGTCCATATTTCCTGTCCCCCCGTTAATACAAATCAAGGAAACATCTACTCGACCTTCAGTATCATCCACGATTCGAGCGTCATATTCGGTGTCACCAGAGTGATAGATACGGTGTTTGCCGACTGTAACGATGTATCCAGCGGCATCCGGTGTCTCTTCTAACTCGAACATGTGACGTGCGTAAACGGCTTCGATTGTTATATCGCCGACTTGCCCGATCTCACGACGTTTAAGCACCTGTCCGCGGTCGCCGTAAAAACCACCGGCACGAGCTAATTTAATGACCGAGAAAGGTCCCATATATCGAGTCTTTGGGTGCTTCGAAAAGGGAATTATCGTCTCAGGATCCTGGTGATCATCGTGAGGATGTGTCGCGAGAATTACATCGAATTCTGATTCATCGGCAGTAAGCGGGGCTGGATACCCTCGTGAAATGCCATAGGAGGTCTGAACCGAATCTGTTA
The bacterium DNA segment above includes these coding regions:
- a CDS encoding MBL fold metallo-hydrolase, giving the protein MTTNSSIWPLIRDTKVPEGAVHIWWLLQAGFVIKSPGGFTVCIDAYLTDSVQTSYGISRGYPAPLTADESEFDVILATHPHDDHQDPETIIPFSKHPKTRYMGPFSVIKLARAGGFYGDRGQVLKRREIGQVGDITIEAVYARHMFELEETPDAAGYIVTVGKHRIYHSGDTEYDARIVDDTEGRVDVSLICINGGTGNMDTKEAAFLAWRQGCKVAVPMHWGLWPADMEMDPPQTLDLDEFTDTYRRLEPNGSVWIPRIGEPLELK